A DNA window from Trypanosoma brucei brucei TREU927 chromosome 10, whole genome shotgun sequence contains the following coding sequences:
- a CDS encoding vacuolar ATP synthase subunit D, putative, with amino-acid sequence MSSNRYTALPSRMSLIAFKTRLKGAQKGHSLLKKKADALAFRYRTVMDELRRAKLEVADQIKGSYFTITQAQFIAGDISLAVQESLKLPTYTLTLRVDNVAGVRVPAFTERNSRDESTAAGGNQQNNKSRSGVNSYGNYGSGGGPSKQQATSAAGIGRGGEQLREARDAFRETLKLFVKIASLQVSWMTLDVAQKVTSRRVNALEKVVIPRMENTLNYISSELDEQEREEFFRLKMIQKKKKILQQNKDRKEAADNAAAAASNLLSMSPGKDDNDVTEADLVV; translated from the coding sequence ATGTCATCGAACCGGTACACTGCTCTTCCCAGTCGCATGTCGCTGATTGCTTTCAAAACCCGCCTAAAGGGAGCTCAAAAGGGACACTCGCTCCTAAAGAAGAAAGCGGATGCACTCGCTTTCCGCTACCGCACTGTTATGGACGAATTGCGGCGTGCAAAGCTGGAGGTGGCGGACCAAATAAAGGGTTCCTATTTTACCATCACACAGGCACAATTCATTGCGGGCGACATTAGTCTTGCTGTACAGGAGTCGTTGAAACTTCCCACATACACTTTGACATTACGCGTAGATAACGTGGCTGGTGTTCGTGTACCCGCTTTTACGGAACGTAATAGCCGTGATGAGTCCACAGCTGCCGGTGGTAATCAACAGAACAATAAATCCAGGAGTGGAGTTAACAGTTACGGAAACTACGGGAGTGGAGGCGGCCCTAGcaaacaacaagcaacaagCGCCGCCGGTATCGGTCGTGGTGGCGAGCAACTTCGAGAAGCCCGAGATGCCTTCCGCGAAACACTCAAACTTTTCGTGAAAATTGCCTCTCTTCAAGTAAGTTGGATGACACTCGACGTCGCTCAGAAAGTAACAAGTCGACGTGTAAATGCACTAGAGAAGGTCGTTATCCCACGAATGGAAAACACGTTGAATTACATCTCCTCTGAGCTTGATGAGCAGGAACGTGAGGAGTTCTTCCGTTTGAAGATGAttcagaagaagaagaaaattttaCAGCAGAACAAAGACCGCAAAGAAGCTGCTGATaatgccgctgctgcagcttcgAACCTTCTGTCCATGAGTCCTGGTaaagatgataatgatgTGACCGAGGCGGATCTTGTTGTGTAG